One genomic window of Leopardus geoffroyi isolate Oge1 chromosome C3, O.geoffroyi_Oge1_pat1.0, whole genome shotgun sequence includes the following:
- the CRH gene encoding corticoliberin, translating into MRLPLLLSAGVLLVAFLPCPPCRALLSRGPIPGARQAPQQPQPLDFSQLPPQPQQPQQPQARPILLRMGEEYFLRLGNLNKSPAAPLLPASSPVSGGSGSRLSPDEAAANFFRALLQQLPLPRRPLPLDSPAGPAEHGAENALGSRQETLERQRRSEEPPISLDLTFHLLREVLEMARAEQLAQQAHSNRKLMEIIGK; encoded by the coding sequence ATGCGGCTGCCGCTGCTCTTGTCCGCGGGCGTTCTGCTGGTGGCTTTCCTGCCCTGCCCGCCATGCAGGGCCCTCCTCAGCCGGGGACCCATCCCGGGCGCCCGGCAGGCCCCtcagcagccccagcccctggatTTCTCCCAGCTGCCGCCGCAGCCCCAGCAGCCCCAACAGCCACAGGCTCGGCCCATCCTGCTCCGCATGGGAGAGGAATATTTCCTCCGCCTGGGTAACCTCAACAAGAGCCCCGCTGCTCCCCTCTTGCCCGCCTCTTCACCTGTCTCTGGCGGCAGCGGCAGCCGCCTTTCACCGGACGAAGCGGCCGCCAACTTTTTCCGAGCGTTGCTGCAGCAGCTGCCGCTGCCCCGGCGCCCGCTCCCGCTCGACAGCCCCGCAGGTCCAGCTGAGCACGGAGCCGAGAACGCCCTCGGCAGCCGCCAGGAGACACTCGAGAGGCAGAGGCGATCCGAGGAACCTCCCATCTCGCTGGATCTCACCTTCCACCTCCTCCGAGAAGTCTTGGAAATGGCCAGGGCTGAGCAGTTAGCGCAGCAAGCTCACAGCAACAGGAAACTGATGGAGATTATTGGGAAATAA